The window ATCGCGACGCTACCTATCGGATTCGTAGTACGCCCAGAGATACCGACTCGCCAGGCTCCGATGCGGTCGCCACGGCTCGGCAATTTCTCGCATCGCGTCTCTCGAGAGGTCGTTCCCGTCGTTGTACAACAACTCGATGGCACGTCGTACCGCCAGATCACCGAGCGGGAGGACGTCCGGTCGCTGGAGGACGAACATGAGGTACATCCGGGCCGTCCAGTCGCCGACGCCCGTGATGGCCGTCAGCGCCGCTCGCACGTCGTCGTTCGACTGGTCGGCGAGCCCCTCCCGGGTGAAATCGTTCTCGCGGAACGCCGTGGCGACGTTGCGGACGTACGCGAGTTTCTGCCGGCTCAATCCGGCCTCGAGCAGCGCCTCGTCGTCGGCGTCGAGGACGCGCTGTACCGTCACCTCGTGCTCGAGCACGTCGAAGACGCGTTCGCGGACGGCCATCGCCGACGCCGTCGATAGCTGCTGGTTGATGATCGAGACCACGAGTCGCTCGAACTCGTCGACGTCAGGGTCGAGCGGGTGGGGATCGAATCGGTTCACGATCGGTTCCAGGATGGGATCGTTTCGGAGGACGGTCTTGGGTACGGTGGTGGTCACTGGTACCGTTCTGGGGCGGCGGGTGCAAAAATCCGTTGTTCGAGGCGGTGCGTGAGGGTGTTACTCGCCCTCTCGGGTCTGAGAACGTCGGCTGGGCGACCCCTACTCGAGTTGCTCTTCTTCTTCTTCGGGACTGTCTGGAGCGTCCCGGTCGACTCGGCGGCTCACGTCGACCTGGTAGTTCTCGAGGATGTCCCGGCCGAGGATGACTGGATAGTCCATGTGGCTTCGGTCTTCGACACTGGCGGTGACGGTGTGCTGGTTCCCGCCGACGCCGACGACGATGTCGACGACGGGCCGGCTCTTGGAGGTCTTTCGACTACCGGATTTCACGCGCGTGATGGACTTGATCGGGCCGGCACCGATGTCGGCTGCCAGGCGGGTGTCGAT of the Natronosalvus vescus genome contains:
- a CDS encoding DNA-3-methyladenine glycosylase family protein, coding for MTTTVPKTVLRNDPILEPIVNRFDPHPLDPDVDEFERLVVSIINQQLSTASAMAVRERVFDVLEHEVTVQRVLDADDEALLEAGLSRQKLAYVRNVATAFRENDFTREGLADQSNDDVRAALTAITGVGDWTARMYLMFVLQRPDVLPLGDLAVRRAIELLYNDGNDLSRDAMREIAEPWRPHRSLASRYLWAYYESDR